In Planctomycetia bacterium, the following are encoded in one genomic region:
- a CDS encoding type II toxin-antitoxin system RelE/ParE family toxin, producing MPQFLRARRAEEDLFEIVSAITIENRSAAESMIDRFNETFRRLADHPLIGEQLRSSRKRDVRLFPVGNYVVYYRPVVEGVLILRVWHAARGNPPKL from the coding sequence GTGCCGCAGTTTCTCAGAGCTCGGCGTGCGGAAGAGGATCTGTTCGAAATCGTTTCGGCAATCACGATCGAAAATCGTTCGGCGGCCGAGTCGATGATCGACCGTTTCAACGAGACGTTTCGTCGACTCGCCGACCATCCGCTGATCGGCGAGCAGCTTCGCTCGAGCCGGAAGCGAGACGTGCGGCTTTTCCCGGTCGGCAACTATGTCGTCTACTATCGGCCTGTTGTCGAAGGGGTGTTGATTTTGCGCGTTTGGCATGCCGCGCGAGGAAATCCTCCGAAGTTGTGA
- the hemA gene encoding glutamyl-tRNA reductase, which produces MKLQMVGCSHHNASTEVRGRIAFSPAQAAEALRTLRSRWPAAEAVLISTCNRIELYTASEEDDATPSHQEVVQFFADFHGLEPIEVFDDLFERSGEDAVRHLFTVAASLDSMVLGEAQILSQVKQAYELATKQQSVGPLTNQAFQAALKVAKRVATETSINEKRVSIPSVAVQDFAKNIFERFDDKRILLIGAGEMGEETLTYLKSEGAQDFVVVNRNFDRARDLAARFGGRAAEWEYLPMLLVDADLVVSTTGATEPIVTLADYRKIEDERFQRDLFILDLAIPRDFDPAIGDRLGVYLYSIDDLEEACRRNRAERDRELPKALGIVELETSRFMADLHHRATAPIIKRLKQGWQQPKEDELRRLFSKLPDLDDRARESIAESFERLINKLLHPPLESLRDEARHGVPHGLLDALKRLFHLKE; this is translated from the coding sequence ATGAAATTACAGATGGTCGGCTGCAGCCATCACAACGCCTCGACCGAAGTGCGAGGCCGGATCGCGTTTAGTCCGGCGCAAGCGGCCGAAGCGCTCCGTACGCTGCGCTCGCGCTGGCCCGCCGCCGAAGCGGTGCTCATCTCGACCTGCAATCGGATCGAGCTCTACACGGCCTCGGAGGAGGATGACGCCACTCCCTCGCATCAAGAGGTCGTGCAGTTCTTCGCCGACTTTCACGGCCTCGAGCCGATCGAAGTCTTCGACGACCTCTTCGAGCGTTCGGGCGAAGATGCGGTGCGGCATTTGTTCACGGTCGCCGCGAGCCTCGACAGCATGGTGCTCGGCGAAGCGCAAATTCTTTCGCAAGTGAAGCAAGCCTACGAGCTGGCGACGAAGCAACAGTCGGTCGGCCCATTGACGAACCAAGCGTTTCAAGCGGCACTGAAGGTGGCGAAGCGCGTCGCTACGGAAACCTCGATCAACGAGAAACGGGTCAGCATCCCGAGCGTCGCGGTGCAGGACTTCGCGAAGAACATCTTCGAGCGGTTCGACGACAAGCGGATTCTCTTGATCGGCGCCGGCGAGATGGGGGAAGAAACCCTCACGTATCTCAAGAGCGAAGGGGCGCAAGACTTCGTCGTCGTCAATCGAAACTTCGATCGGGCCCGCGACTTGGCGGCGCGCTTCGGAGGACGAGCCGCGGAGTGGGAATACTTGCCGATGTTGTTGGTCGACGCCGATCTCGTCGTCTCGACGACCGGCGCGACGGAGCCGATCGTCACGCTGGCGGACTATCGCAAGATCGAAGATGAACGCTTTCAGCGCGATCTGTTTATTCTCGATCTCGCGATCCCGCGCGACTTCGACCCTGCGATCGGCGATCGTCTCGGCGTCTATCTCTATTCGATCGACGATCTCGAAGAAGCCTGCCGCCGCAATCGGGCCGAGCGCGATCGGGAGCTGCCCAAAGCGCTCGGCATCGTCGAGCTCGAAACCTCGCGTTTCATGGCCGATCTGCATCATCGCGCTACCGCGCCGATTATTAAGCGACTCAAGCAGGGCTGGCAGCAGCCCAAGGAAGATGAGCTCCGTCGGCTGTTCAGCAAGCTCCCCGACCTCGACGATCGAGCCCGCGAGTCGATCGCGGAATCGTTCGAGCGGCTGATCAATAAGCTGCTGCACCCGCCGCTGGAGTCGCTACGGGATGAAGCTCGCCACGGCGTGCCGCACGGCTTGCTCGATGCGCTGAAGCGGTTGTTTCATTTGAAAGAGTAA
- a CDS encoding S1 RNA-binding domain-containing protein codes for MSESNSSSDPRPNSTADLDPAIAAAQQTDAPLSPTGDDMQAGPKVKIGTQRPGGQRVKAVAERVLSDGRPSGVKTPVPNIRSSLPDDLEAEVSAALQGMSLNDMVDTAGKSTKLVEIAQDSRRPGRVIKIYQGDVFIELGPNAQGVLPLTNFTEPPTLGQIVEVVVGKFNEEENFYGLSLPNRPTVVGDWSQISEGAIIDVRISGHNKGGLEADVGNLKGFIPAGQVAVYRVEDFSQFVGEKWTVLVTEAKPERRRLVLSRRAVIEREKEEAKTKLMAELQVGDVKEGIVTRIQDFGAFVDIGGVDGLIHVSRLAWNRVKHPSEVLSTGDKVKVKVVNIDPASGKIGLSLRDLLEDPWKLASYKYKQGDVIRGPVVRTLDKVGAFVQLEPGIDGLVHISELAHQRVWRVSDFLKEGQEIEAKVLSVDLDQKRISLSMKALSINPEVLKKQAEEEAEENAPVIPLPPQPKNLKGGMAKKKGGAQFGLNW; via the coding sequence ATGAGCGAATCGAATTCCAGCAGCGATCCCCGCCCCAACTCCACCGCCGATCTCGACCCTGCCATTGCCGCCGCGCAGCAAACGGATGCTCCGCTTTCGCCGACCGGCGACGACATGCAGGCCGGCCCGAAGGTGAAGATCGGCACGCAGCGTCCCGGCGGGCAGCGCGTGAAGGCGGTCGCCGAGCGCGTGCTGAGCGACGGGCGTCCGTCGGGCGTGAAGACGCCGGTCCCTAACATTCGCTCGAGCTTGCCCGACGATCTCGAAGCCGAAGTTTCCGCAGCGCTCCAAGGGATGTCGCTCAACGACATGGTCGACACCGCCGGCAAGTCGACGAAGCTGGTCGAGATCGCACAAGATAGCCGCCGCCCCGGCCGCGTGATCAAGATCTATCAAGGGGACGTCTTCATCGAGCTCGGCCCGAACGCGCAAGGGGTGCTGCCGCTCACGAACTTCACCGAGCCGCCGACGCTTGGGCAGATCGTCGAGGTCGTCGTCGGGAAGTTCAACGAAGAAGAAAACTTCTACGGTCTCTCGCTCCCGAACCGCCCGACCGTGGTCGGCGATTGGTCGCAGATCTCGGAAGGGGCGATCATCGACGTGCGCATCTCGGGCCACAACAAGGGTGGGCTCGAAGCGGACGTCGGCAATCTGAAAGGCTTCATTCCGGCCGGACAAGTCGCCGTGTATCGGGTCGAAGACTTTTCGCAGTTCGTCGGCGAGAAGTGGACCGTGCTCGTTACGGAAGCCAAGCCGGAACGGCGTCGGCTGGTGCTCAGCCGTCGTGCGGTGATCGAGCGCGAGAAGGAAGAAGCGAAAACGAAGCTGATGGCGGAGTTGCAAGTCGGCGATGTGAAAGAAGGGATCGTCACGCGCATTCAAGACTTCGGCGCGTTCGTCGATATCGGCGGCGTCGATGGTTTGATCCACGTCAGCCGGCTCGCTTGGAATCGCGTGAAGCACCCGAGCGAAGTCTTAAGCACGGGGGATAAGGTGAAGGTGAAGGTCGTGAACATCGACCCAGCCAGCGGCAAGATCGGCCTGTCGCTACGCGATCTGCTCGAAGATCCTTGGAAGCTCGCTTCGTATAAGTACAAGCAAGGCGATGTGATTCGCGGACCGGTCGTGCGGACGCTCGACAAGGTCGGCGCGTTCGTGCAACTCGAGCCGGGGATCGACGGCTTGGTTCACATCTCGGAACTGGCCCATCAGCGCGTCTGGCGCGTGAGCGACTTCCTGAAGGAAGGGCAAGAGATCGAAGCGAAGGTCTTAAGCGTCGACCTGGATCAGAAGCGAATCAGCCTGTCGATGAAGGCGCTATCGATCAATCCCGAGGTCTTGAAAAAGCAGGCGGAAGAAGAAGCGGAGGAAAACGCCCCGGTAATTCCGCTGCCGCCGCAGCCGAAGAACCTCAAGGGAGGCATGGCTAAAAAGAAAGGCGGCGCCCAGTTCGGCCTGAACTGGTAA
- the ccsA gene encoding cytochrome c biogenesis protein CcsA — translation MLAGISLTCFTASYTVALGLEATRMWFRSGLRGALMLGFGAAGVIAHTLFLGYRATLSTSAAPLSSEFDWYLIAAWALAAVYLGWTFRQLNAPNERRTAVGLFLLPLVLALVAAAQFSAAREPLAREQASGIWLTIHFCCLATGFVSVLLGFATGVMELVQAYRLKHKLRAQQGLRLPSLEWLQQTGLRTLFASFTLLSLGLLTGMILNLVKGQFSWSDPVVWRFGMVVLWLAAASTFVVVYKPARQGRKIAYLTIVSALVVVVSLGLGRLLPSGHGAPKHRSGIAAIVCPPQAGRGAV, via the coding sequence ATGCTCGCCGGAATCAGCCTTACCTGTTTCACCGCCAGCTATACCGTAGCGCTCGGGCTTGAAGCGACGCGCATGTGGTTTCGGAGCGGCTTGCGCGGCGCGCTGATGCTCGGCTTCGGCGCGGCCGGCGTGATCGCGCATACGCTCTTCCTCGGCTACCGCGCCACGCTCTCGACCTCGGCGGCTCCGCTGTCGAGCGAGTTCGATTGGTATCTGATCGCCGCGTGGGCCTTGGCCGCCGTGTATCTCGGTTGGACGTTTCGCCAGCTGAATGCCCCGAACGAGCGCCGCACCGCGGTCGGCTTGTTTTTGTTGCCGCTGGTGCTCGCGCTCGTCGCGGCGGCGCAGTTTTCGGCGGCACGCGAACCGCTGGCCCGCGAGCAAGCCTCGGGCATCTGGCTCACGATTCATTTCTGTTGCCTCGCGACCGGCTTCGTGAGCGTGTTGCTCGGCTTCGCGACCGGCGTAATGGAGCTCGTGCAAGCGTATCGCTTGAAACACAAACTCCGCGCGCAGCAAGGGCTCCGGCTCCCGAGCCTCGAATGGTTGCAACAAACCGGCCTGCGCACCCTCTTCGCTTCGTTCACGCTTCTCTCCCTCGGCTTGCTTACCGGCATGATCTTGAACCTCGTGAAGGGGCAGTTCTCTTGGAGCGATCCGGTCGTGTGGCGATTCGGCATGGTCGTCCTCTGGCTCGCCGCCGCTTCGACGTTCGTCGTCGTTTACAAGCCCGCGCGGCAAGGGCGCAAGATCGCGTATCTCACGATCGTCTCGGCGCTGGTCGTCGTCGTGTCGCTCGGCCTCGGGCGATTGCTGCCGAGCGGCCACGGCGCGCCGAAGCATCGCTCCGGCATTGCAGCCATCGTCTGCCCTCCGCAAGCCGGCCGAGGTGCGGTATGA
- a CDS encoding beta-lactamase family protein yields MHTSPHEDLSRRLFLGRSCCSLAAVGFATRASAAADVEGEHSKQIDKVVHKNLKAGGPGIAVLVVSAGEIEHARGYGFADIETKRPITTRTPFDLASVSKQFTAMAVMILAEREQLTLRDDVRKHLPELPAFDEDRPIRILDLLHHTSGLTDYMELWTGTDAEFEKLPTLGVLKIAAKHKLGHKTGTQYEYSNTNYALLAILVERVAKMTFAKFQAKEIFTPLAMRDSFVYDGSVPHPNVIPRGYKRTDDGVELVGSPNVIVGDGNQFSSIEDMAKWDLALRSHKLVSKQMQQRAYTPGKLDDGEAHDYGFGWTDASSDDHRAVSHDGSWAGTATYICRYLDDDLTVVILSNDDAFDVDALGDKIAEVYS; encoded by the coding sequence ATGCATACTTCGCCTCACGAAGATCTCTCGCGTCGCCTGTTCCTCGGGCGCTCCTGCTGCTCGCTCGCTGCCGTAGGCTTCGCTACGCGGGCGAGCGCCGCTGCCGACGTCGAGGGAGAACACTCGAAGCAAATCGACAAGGTCGTACACAAGAATCTGAAGGCCGGCGGGCCGGGCATCGCCGTGTTGGTTGTGAGCGCAGGGGAGATCGAACACGCCCGGGGCTACGGCTTCGCCGACATCGAAACGAAGCGGCCGATCACGACACGGACGCCGTTCGATCTGGCGTCGGTGTCGAAGCAGTTCACCGCCATGGCCGTGATGATTCTCGCCGAGCGCGAGCAATTGACGTTGCGCGACGACGTGCGCAAGCATCTTCCTGAGTTGCCCGCGTTCGATGAAGATCGCCCGATCCGCATCCTCGATCTGTTGCACCACACGTCGGGCCTCACGGATTACATGGAGTTGTGGACCGGGACCGATGCCGAATTCGAGAAGTTGCCGACCCTCGGGGTATTGAAGATCGCGGCGAAGCACAAGCTCGGGCACAAGACCGGCACGCAGTACGAATACTCGAACACGAACTACGCGCTGCTGGCGATCCTCGTCGAGCGTGTCGCGAAGATGACGTTCGCGAAGTTTCAGGCGAAGGAGATCTTCACGCCGCTCGCGATGCGCGACTCGTTCGTTTACGACGGCTCTGTGCCGCATCCGAACGTGATTCCGCGCGGCTATAAGCGAACCGACGACGGGGTCGAACTTGTCGGCAGCCCGAACGTGATCGTCGGCGACGGCAATCAGTTCAGCTCGATCGAAGACATGGCGAAGTGGGATCTTGCGCTGCGCTCCCATAAGCTCGTCTCGAAGCAGATGCAGCAACGGGCCTACACGCCGGGGAAGCTCGACGACGGCGAAGCGCACGACTACGGCTTCGGTTGGACCGATGCAAGCAGCGACGACCATCGGGCCGTTTCGCATGATGGAAGTTGGGCCGGTACGGCGACGTATATCTGTCGCTATCTCGACGACGATCTCACCGTCGTGATCTTGTCGAACGACGATGCGTTCGATGTCGACGCGCTCGGCGACAAGATTGCCGAGGTCTACTCGTAA
- a CDS encoding sigma-54 dependent transcriptional regulator, whose product MSPSSRSFDPHDQSGPPIPGLIGGGPAMEKVYQLTRRVAGSNASVLLLGETGTGKELIAKAVHTLSPRGSGPFVRVNCGALSESLLESELFGHVRGSFTGAIDNRTGRFEAAHTGTVFLDEINSTTPKLQVKLLRVLQEREFERVGDTATIRVDVRVIAASNRDLADEVENERFREDLYYRLNVVPIRLPPLRERRDDIPELVGHFLNMYNERNDRYVVHIDQRAMQALQDHHWPGNVRELQNYIERAVVMAPGDELTLDLLPENVQGGEPAKGRSPRFKGTDLETLTFELVQQGLTTASPNETELHSKIVDRVEKELIVQILAACDNVQIKAAAKLGINRNTLHKKLKDYGLEDGNLKE is encoded by the coding sequence ATGAGCCCTTCTTCTCGCAGCTTCGATCCGCACGACCAAAGCGGACCTCCCATTCCGGGCCTGATCGGCGGCGGCCCGGCCATGGAGAAGGTTTATCAGCTGACGCGCCGGGTCGCCGGCTCGAACGCCAGCGTGCTCCTCTTAGGCGAGACCGGAACCGGCAAAGAACTGATCGCCAAGGCGGTGCATACGTTGAGCCCGCGCGGCAGCGGCCCGTTCGTGCGTGTGAATTGCGGTGCGCTTTCCGAGAGCCTGCTCGAAAGCGAGCTCTTCGGGCACGTTCGCGGCTCGTTTACCGGCGCGATCGACAACCGCACCGGCCGCTTCGAGGCGGCGCATACCGGCACCGTGTTTCTCGACGAGATCAACTCGACGACGCCGAAGCTGCAAGTGAAGCTGCTCCGCGTGTTGCAAGAGCGGGAGTTCGAGCGGGTCGGCGACACGGCGACGATTCGGGTCGATGTCCGTGTGATCGCGGCGAGCAATCGCGACTTGGCCGACGAAGTCGAGAACGAACGGTTTCGAGAAGATTTATACTACCGTTTGAACGTGGTTCCGATCCGACTGCCGCCGCTGCGCGAACGACGCGACGACATCCCGGAACTCGTCGGCCACTTCCTGAATATGTACAACGAGCGGAACGACCGCTACGTGGTCCATATCGATCAACGGGCCATGCAAGCGTTGCAAGACCATCACTGGCCGGGGAACGTCCGCGAGTTGCAGAACTACATCGAGCGGGCCGTCGTGATGGCTCCCGGCGATGAGCTGACGCTGGACTTGCTGCCGGAAAACGTGCAGGGTGGCGAGCCGGCAAAGGGGCGCAGCCCCCGCTTCAAAGGGACCGATCTCGAAACGCTCACCTTCGAGCTGGTGCAGCAAGGCCTGACGACGGCCTCCCCCAACGAGACCGAATTGCACTCGAAAATCGTCGATCGGGTCGAAAAAGAGCTGATCGTGCAGATCCTCGCGGCATGCGACAACGTACAGATCAAAGCGGCCGCGAAGCTCGGAATCAACCGTAACACGCTCCATAAAAAGCTCAAAGATTACGGCCTGGAAGACGGGAACTTGAAGGAATAG
- the argH gene encoding argininosuccinate lyase: MSNKAWSGVFEQATDKRVEKFTESVSFDHRLYAQDIRCSTAHAQMLAQVGLISADECRAIEQGLEEIRQEIEQGRFPFRTELEDIHMHVERALIDRTGDIGRKLHTARSRNDQVSTDLRVWVRDAIDELDLRLVDLQKAFVGRCAADADVILPGYTHMQRAQPVLAPHYWLAYTEKLERDRGRLADCRKRLNVLSLGAAALAGTTLPIDRFDVARRLGFDAVAANSLDVSSDRDFAVEFAFVLTLIAEHLSTWAEEWILWSTTEFNFLKLPQTFCTGSSIMPQKINPDVLELTRGKTARVVGNLTRLLVLIKGLPLAYNRDLQEDKEPLFDSADTVRMCLELAAPLVAGAELKRDVIAARLDRGHLDATTLMEYLIKQGVPQRTGHEIVGKLVRTALDRDCRLADLPQAEFTAAHPCLDERVFAILGPKQAVEAFVSYGSTAPREVARQVAAWTQKLGLS, encoded by the coding sequence GTGAGCAACAAGGCTTGGAGCGGAGTTTTTGAGCAGGCGACCGACAAGCGGGTCGAGAAGTTCACCGAAAGCGTGAGCTTCGACCACCGGTTGTATGCGCAAGACATCCGTTGTTCCACCGCGCATGCCCAAATGCTCGCGCAAGTCGGCCTCATCTCCGCAGACGAATGCCGCGCTATCGAGCAAGGACTCGAAGAGATACGCCAGGAAATCGAGCAAGGCCGGTTTCCCTTCCGCACCGAGCTCGAAGACATCCACATGCACGTCGAGCGGGCCCTCATCGACCGCACCGGCGACATCGGCCGCAAACTGCATACGGCCCGCAGCCGTAACGATCAGGTCTCGACCGATCTTCGCGTTTGGGTTCGCGACGCCATCGACGAGCTCGACCTCCGGCTCGTCGACTTGCAGAAAGCGTTCGTCGGCCGGTGCGCAGCTGATGCCGATGTCATCCTTCCCGGCTATACGCACATGCAACGGGCACAGCCGGTGCTCGCGCCGCACTACTGGCTGGCCTACACGGAAAAGCTCGAGCGCGATCGAGGTCGCCTGGCCGATTGCCGGAAGCGGCTCAACGTGCTCAGTCTCGGCGCAGCCGCGCTCGCGGGCACGACCTTGCCGATCGATCGCTTCGACGTTGCCCGCCGGCTCGGCTTCGACGCCGTCGCCGCGAACAGCCTCGACGTCTCAAGCGATCGCGACTTCGCCGTCGAGTTCGCGTTCGTCCTGACGCTCATCGCCGAACACCTCAGCACCTGGGCCGAAGAGTGGATTCTCTGGTCGACGACGGAGTTTAACTTCCTGAAGCTGCCGCAGACCTTCTGCACCGGCTCGTCGATAATGCCGCAGAAAATCAACCCCGACGTGCTCGAGCTCACGCGCGGCAAGACGGCCCGCGTCGTCGGCAACCTGACGCGGCTCCTCGTACTGATCAAAGGCCTGCCGCTGGCCTACAACCGCGACTTGCAAGAAGACAAAGAGCCGCTGTTCGACTCGGCCGACACGGTGCGGATGTGCCTGGAGCTCGCCGCTCCGCTCGTCGCCGGAGCCGAATTGAAGCGCGACGTCATCGCGGCCCGGCTCGACCGGGGCCATCTCGACGCCACGACCTTGATGGAATACCTGATTAAGCAAGGGGTTCCGCAGCGCACCGGCCATGAGATCGTCGGCAAGCTCGTGCGCACGGCGCTCGACCGCGATTGTCGCTTGGCCGACCTGCCGCAAGCCGAATTCACCGCCGCCCATCCTTGCCTCGACGAGCGGGTCTTCGCGATCCTCGGGCCGAAGCAAGCGGTCGAGGCGTTCGTCAGCTACGGTTCGACCGCGCCGCGCGAAGTGGCCCGACAAGTGGCAGCGTGGACACAGAAGCTCGGCCTGAGCTAG